A genomic window from Micromonospora sp. WMMA1947 includes:
- a CDS encoding NAD(P)H-hydrate dehydratase encodes MRRVWRVADVRAAEAGLMATLPPGTLMQRAAAGLARRCALLLADRGGVYGARVLVLAGSGDNGGDALYAGAHLARRGAAVTALLLTSGRAHAEGLAALRAAGGRVADRPPATVDLVLDGIVGIGGTGGLRETAEQLAASLTGQRGRDGTPATVVAVDVPSGVAVDTGHVPLTDAGRPRAVRADVTVAFGALKPALVVGPAAELAGEVELVDIGLTPWLRGTPALQVIEQTDVADWWPALGASSEKYTRGVVGVATGSATYPGAAVLSVAGALAGPTGLVRYAGSAKDEVLHQHPSVIATGRVADAGRVQAWVCGSGLGTGEDSAAELRAVLAAPVPVVLDADALTLLVDGKLADRLRGRDAPIVVTPHDREYARLCGEMPGEDRVAAALRLAAWMNAVVLLKGDRTVIGTPDGRAYVNPTGTPVLATGGTGDVLAGLLGSLLAAGLAPERAAAAAAYLHGLAGREAARGGPVTAPDVAAALRPVLARLG; translated from the coding sequence ATGAGACGGGTGTGGCGGGTCGCCGACGTTCGCGCGGCGGAAGCGGGCCTGATGGCCACCCTGCCGCCCGGCACGCTGATGCAGCGGGCCGCGGCCGGGCTGGCCCGTCGCTGCGCGTTGTTGCTCGCCGACCGGGGCGGGGTCTACGGCGCGCGGGTGCTGGTGCTCGCCGGGTCCGGCGACAACGGCGGTGACGCCCTGTACGCGGGCGCGCACCTGGCCCGCCGGGGCGCGGCGGTGACCGCGCTGCTGCTCACGTCGGGCCGGGCGCACGCCGAAGGGCTGGCCGCCCTGCGCGCCGCCGGTGGGCGCGTGGCCGACCGGCCGCCCGCGACTGTCGACCTGGTGCTCGACGGCATCGTGGGCATCGGCGGCACCGGTGGGCTGCGCGAGACCGCCGAGCAGCTGGCCGCGAGCCTGACCGGGCAGCGCGGGCGCGACGGCACGCCCGCCACGGTGGTCGCTGTCGACGTGCCGAGCGGCGTCGCTGTCGACACCGGCCACGTCCCGCTCACCGACGCCGGGCGGCCCCGGGCGGTCCGCGCCGACGTGACCGTGGCCTTCGGCGCGCTCAAGCCCGCACTGGTCGTCGGTCCCGCCGCCGAGCTGGCCGGCGAGGTCGAGCTGGTCGACATCGGGCTGACGCCGTGGCTGCGCGGCACCCCGGCGCTCCAGGTGATCGAGCAGACGGACGTGGCCGACTGGTGGCCGGCGCTGGGCGCGTCGTCGGAGAAGTACACCCGGGGCGTAGTAGGCGTGGCCACCGGGTCGGCCACCTACCCCGGCGCCGCGGTGCTCTCCGTCGCCGGGGCGCTCGCCGGCCCCACCGGCCTGGTCCGGTACGCCGGGAGCGCCAAGGACGAGGTGCTGCACCAGCACCCGTCGGTGATCGCCACCGGCCGGGTCGCCGACGCGGGCCGGGTGCAGGCGTGGGTCTGCGGCTCCGGGCTCGGCACCGGCGAGGACTCCGCCGCCGAGCTGCGCGCGGTGCTGGCCGCGCCGGTGCCGGTGGTGCTCGACGCCGACGCGCTGACGCTGCTCGTCGACGGCAAGCTGGCCGACCGGCTGCGCGGCCGGGACGCGCCGATCGTGGTGACGCCGCACGACCGGGAGTACGCCCGGCTCTGCGGCGAGATGCCGGGGGAGGACCGGGTCGCCGCCGCTCTGCGGCTGGCCGCCTGGATGAACGCGGTGGTGCTGCTCAAGGGCGACCGCACGGTCATCGGCACGCCCGACGGCCGCGCGTACGTGAACCCGACCGGCACCCCGGTGCTCGCCACCGGTGGCACCGGCGACGTACTGGCCGGGCTGCTCGGTTCGCTGCTCGCCGCGGGGCTGGCCCCGGAGCGGGCGGCCGCCGCGGCGGCGTACCTGCACGGGCTGGCCGGCCGGGAGGCGGCGCGCGGCGGCCCGGTGACCGCGCCCGACGTGGCGGCGGCGTTGCGTCCGGTACTGGCCCGGCTGGGCTGA
- a CDS encoding alpha/beta hydrolase, whose amino-acid sequence MSSGPAGSADVPVGYAQLWRADPGAWPAAGTGWRDLAGPVRQRADALTARIGALRPGWSGAASAAAQRRIGDLRTDLTDVLPALLEVDQVLAEFGARLGAAKARLGAEVARAESGGLLVGRTGAVRPDPARPIAQAGPAVVHARAGIRGALTLAGAADREAAGRLAELATAAVRGWVSVPPAYRPGPGAGPAEVSRWWAGLSAAERRWLVGREPDRIGRLDGLPAAARDQANRLLLGDRRERLLVRRLALLHPLPAGPLEASRRVRLAAVEAALRGLDGLTERLAAGGTPRAYLLGLDPAGDGRAVVALGNPDRAASVLTYVPGMTSDLADAPAELGRAARVLQRCTALGPGEEAAAVLWLDYDAPDFLTEAAGTRQAEEAGPALHRFQDGLRAAHEGPPSRQTVLGHSYGSLVVGAAARDHGLSADALVFVGSPGVGVDHAADLRMPAGQVWSSTAPDDVIRLARPPDDLARRALLAGTPLGPALTALDPHGERLWFGADPSAPGFGGRRFPSAPHGHTGYWDPDNPALDGMARIVLGR is encoded by the coding sequence GTGAGCAGCGGTCCGGCCGGCTCCGCCGACGTGCCGGTCGGTTACGCACAGCTCTGGCGGGCCGATCCGGGTGCCTGGCCGGCCGCCGGAACGGGGTGGCGAGACCTCGCCGGGCCGGTACGGCAGCGCGCCGACGCGCTCACCGCCCGGATCGGCGCGCTGCGGCCCGGATGGTCGGGCGCGGCCTCGGCGGCGGCGCAGCGGCGGATCGGGGACCTGCGGACCGACCTCACCGACGTGCTCCCCGCCCTGCTCGAGGTCGACCAGGTGCTCGCCGAGTTCGGTGCCCGGCTGGGCGCGGCCAAGGCCCGGCTCGGCGCCGAGGTGGCCCGCGCCGAGTCCGGTGGCCTGCTCGTCGGCCGCACCGGAGCGGTCCGGCCCGACCCGGCCCGGCCGATCGCGCAGGCCGGACCGGCGGTCGTGCACGCGCGGGCCGGGATCCGGGGTGCGCTGACGCTCGCCGGCGCCGCCGATCGGGAGGCGGCGGGCCGGCTGGCGGAACTGGCCACCGCTGCGGTACGCGGCTGGGTGAGCGTGCCGCCCGCGTACCGGCCCGGGCCCGGCGCCGGGCCGGCCGAGGTGAGCCGCTGGTGGGCCGGCCTGAGCGCGGCCGAGCGGCGCTGGCTGGTGGGGCGGGAACCGGACCGGATCGGTCGCCTCGACGGGCTTCCGGCCGCCGCCCGGGACCAGGCGAACCGGCTGCTGCTCGGTGACCGGCGGGAGCGGTTGCTCGTCCGGCGGCTCGCGCTGCTGCACCCGCTTCCGGCCGGGCCGTTGGAGGCGTCCCGCCGGGTCCGGCTCGCCGCTGTCGAGGCGGCGCTGCGCGGGCTGGACGGGCTCACCGAGCGGCTGGCCGCGGGCGGGACGCCCCGGGCGTACCTGCTGGGGCTCGATCCGGCCGGGGACGGCCGGGCGGTGGTGGCGCTCGGCAACCCGGACCGCGCCGCCTCCGTGCTCACCTACGTCCCGGGTATGACCTCGGATCTCGCCGACGCGCCGGCCGAGCTGGGCCGGGCGGCCCGGGTGTTGCAGCGGTGCACGGCGCTCGGGCCGGGCGAGGAGGCGGCGGCGGTGCTCTGGCTGGACTACGACGCGCCGGACTTCCTCACCGAGGCAGCCGGCACCCGGCAGGCCGAGGAGGCCGGCCCGGCGCTGCACCGGTTCCAGGACGGGCTGCGGGCCGCGCACGAGGGTCCACCGTCGCGGCAGACGGTGCTCGGGCACAGCTACGGCTCGCTCGTGGTCGGCGCCGCCGCCCGCGACCACGGATTGAGCGCGGACGCGCTGGTCTTCGTCGGCTCACCGGGAGTCGGGGTGGATCACGCCGCCGACCTGCGGATGCCGGCCGGCCAGGTCTGGTCGTCGACCGCGCCGGACGACGTGATCCGGCTGGCCCGCCCACCGGACGACCTGGCCCGCCGTGCGCTGCTCGCGGGTACGCCGCTGGGTCCGGCACTCACCGCGCTCGACCCGCACGGCGAGCGGCTCTGGTTCGGCGCCGACCCGAGCGCGCCGGGCTTCGGCGGGCGGCGCTTCCCGAGCGCTCCGCACGGCCACACCGGCTACTGGGATCCGGACAACCCGGCGCTGGACGGCATGGCCCGGATCGTGCTGGGCCGGTGA
- a CDS encoding type VII secretion target, with protein MVERPFDVDPELLRTVARELADDAYRLACGPGAAPESLLVVAPEGWRSGAALADLEAAVRRWSGALGARVADTAQALRRGADGYEAVDERAARRLTGVLR; from the coding sequence GTGGTGGAGAGACCGTTCGACGTCGACCCGGAGCTGCTGCGCACGGTGGCGCGTGAGCTGGCCGACGACGCGTACCGGCTGGCTTGCGGGCCGGGCGCCGCGCCGGAGTCGTTGCTGGTGGTGGCACCGGAGGGCTGGCGATCCGGTGCGGCGCTGGCCGACCTGGAGGCGGCGGTGCGGCGCTGGTCCGGCGCGCTCGGCGCCCGGGTGGCCGACACCGCTCAGGCGTTGCGCCGTGGCGCGGACGGCTACGAGGCGGTCGACGAACGCGCCGCGCGCCGCCTCACCGGGGTGCTGCGGTGA